One window from the genome of Oceanicoccus sp. KOV_DT_Chl encodes:
- a CDS encoding acyl-CoA dehydrogenase, translated as MLTMRQRWLTKPILRQLKQVLPPMSDTELQALEAGGVWWDAQLLSGKPDWQQLLSMGAPQLSSEERAFIDGPVATLCEMIDDWAITFEHRKIPTAIWDFLKQHKFFGMIIPKQYGGLEFSAYAHSEIVTRISTVSTTVAVTVMVPNSLGPGELLHQFGTQAQRDYYLPRLADGREIPCFGLTSPEAGSDAASMVDKGVVCYGEYNGEQVLGMRVNWHKRYITLGPVATLLGLAFKLYDPDHLIGEDDELGITVALVPTDTEGVIIGDRHYPCMQAFQNGPNWGEDVFVPMDWVIGGQERIGEGWKMLMAALAAGRSISLPSLSTGGAKLAAKATGAYARIREQFNIPIGNFEGVRAQLANIAATTYLLDAARKTTTQALDHGHIPVVISAILKAHATYRLREVINDAMDVHGGKAISDGPNNYLGNVYRSVPVAITVEGANTLTRNLIIFGQGAIRCHPYLLAEMDAASLDDEEQALHALDRVLFKHAAFICCGLGRVWLHTWTAGHLVKEPKGAGSLKRHYQQISRYSAVLTFISEVALITLGGALKRKEYLSARLGDVLSELYLLSCVMKNFEDDGRPASDRPLIDWLLAAGLNKIEQQLDQVISNFPSRPVAWLMKLIILPLGIRRRPATDALTDRCAELLLEPSDCRRRLTEGVHIGQSAKGLGRIEDAFDKVVASQALRDILKENRVTVDQALQQNLLSESDAKQLHDAEMAVALAVAVDHFGAEELTNGD; from the coding sequence ATGCTTACAATGCGCCAGCGATGGTTAACTAAACCCATTTTACGGCAGCTAAAACAAGTGCTACCGCCGATGTCAGATACCGAGTTACAAGCACTGGAAGCTGGCGGTGTTTGGTGGGATGCACAACTACTTTCTGGCAAGCCCGACTGGCAGCAATTATTGTCGATGGGAGCACCTCAATTAAGCTCTGAAGAGCGGGCTTTCATCGACGGGCCAGTGGCAACACTCTGCGAGATGATTGACGACTGGGCGATCACCTTTGAGCATCGCAAAATTCCAACAGCAATTTGGGATTTCCTGAAGCAACATAAGTTTTTCGGGATGATCATTCCAAAGCAGTATGGTGGACTGGAATTTTCAGCTTATGCCCACTCGGAGATTGTCACTCGAATTTCAACTGTCAGTACTACCGTAGCAGTCACGGTAATGGTGCCGAACTCGCTTGGCCCTGGCGAACTACTGCATCAATTTGGCACTCAGGCACAACGGGACTACTACCTGCCACGACTAGCCGACGGGCGCGAAATCCCCTGCTTTGGATTAACCAGTCCAGAAGCTGGATCCGATGCCGCGTCAATGGTGGATAAAGGCGTTGTCTGTTACGGCGAATATAATGGCGAACAAGTATTGGGTATGCGGGTGAATTGGCATAAGCGCTATATCACTCTCGGCCCAGTGGCCACTCTGCTCGGGCTGGCTTTTAAACTCTATGACCCTGATCACCTGATCGGCGAAGACGATGAGTTGGGGATTACTGTCGCACTGGTGCCCACTGATACGGAGGGTGTAATCATTGGTGACCGCCACTACCCTTGCATGCAAGCATTTCAAAATGGACCTAACTGGGGGGAAGATGTATTCGTTCCAATGGATTGGGTCATTGGTGGTCAGGAAAGAATTGGTGAAGGTTGGAAAATGCTGATGGCAGCACTGGCTGCGGGTCGAAGTATTTCCCTGCCATCACTGAGTACCGGTGGTGCCAAACTTGCGGCTAAAGCTACGGGAGCTTATGCCCGCATTCGTGAGCAATTCAATATCCCCATCGGCAACTTTGAGGGTGTACGCGCGCAGCTCGCTAATATCGCAGCTACTACTTATTTACTGGATGCGGCTCGCAAGACCACGACCCAGGCCCTGGATCACGGTCATATTCCAGTAGTGATTTCAGCGATTCTTAAAGCACATGCAACCTACCGCCTACGCGAGGTGATCAATGATGCCATGGATGTCCACGGCGGCAAGGCTATCAGTGACGGACCCAATAATTATCTTGGAAATGTTTACCGCTCCGTACCCGTAGCAATAACCGTCGAAGGGGCAAACACCCTCACACGCAACCTGATTATTTTTGGGCAGGGAGCGATACGCTGCCACCCTTATCTACTGGCGGAAATGGACGCGGCGAGTCTTGATGACGAAGAGCAAGCGTTGCACGCTTTAGACCGCGTATTATTTAAACACGCCGCTTTTATTTGCTGCGGACTGGGGCGAGTCTGGCTACATACCTGGACTGCCGGCCATCTGGTCAAAGAGCCGAAAGGCGCTGGCTCGTTAAAACGGCATTATCAACAGATCAGTCGCTATAGCGCAGTGTTGACCTTTATATCCGAAGTGGCTCTGATAACCCTGGGCGGGGCCTTAAAGCGTAAGGAATATCTTTCCGCCAGGCTCGGAGACGTCCTCAGTGAGTTGTACTTACTCAGCTGTGTGATGAAAAATTTTGAAGACGATGGCCGTCCTGCATCAGATCGGCCACTGATAGATTGGTTGCTTGCAGCTGGTCTTAACAAAATAGAACAACAATTGGATCAAGTGATCAGTAATTTTCCGTCGCGGCCAGTGGCATGGTTAATGAAGCTGATAATCCTACCGCTTGGGATTCGACGACGCCCCGCTACCGATGCACTAACCGATCGTTGCGCTGAACTACTACTAGAACCTTCAGACTGTCGCCGACGACTGACCGAAGGCGTTCATATTGGCCAGAGCGCAAAAGGGCTAGGACGAATCGAGGACGCCTTCGATAAAGTGGTAGCCTCGCAGGCATTGCGTGACATACTCAAAGAAAATCGGGTAACGGTCGATCAAGCATTGCAGCAAAACTTACTCAGCGAGTCAGATGCCAAGCAATTACATGATGCTGAAATGGCTGTGGCATTAGCGGTTGCCGTTGATCACTTCGGTGCCGAGGAGCTAACAAACGGCGACTAA
- a CDS encoding sigma-54 dependent transcriptional regulator, protein MANRLLIIEDDSNLATALSNHYKNKGWSLEVVDCTASAKLQIIDYDFEPQVIIADLELSMEDDVKELQAYTDDAEWIFIVNDDDKKDITWIEDLAYDYLTKPLDEKRIHILVNRALRSHLTRKRLHTYSNSKLERYQLEAIVGKSAPIKALKGMLKQLFEVPISTLIITGETGTGKGLIARILHHCGQRSDGPIIELNCAALPKDLLESQLFGHEAGAFTGAKGRHKGLFEQANSGTLFLDEIGDMDIELQSKLLKAIEDQKIRRLGSERETPINVQIMAATSIDLVTGIQNGTFREDLYHRLSVFRITLPTLRERKDDLVELVPRIVSEYNTKANKKIEIIPDAVWEKLLNYDWPGNIRELRNVIERSVLLSTDDSFPEQWLQLFQPNIAQHNNVSDFDANASQQKEKPSVMLTLPIDGSITLDEMERQIIQAALENSDHNVSEAAKVLGTTRETLRYRIQKYNIHASS, encoded by the coding sequence ATGGCAAATCGCCTGCTAATTATTGAAGATGACAGTAATTTAGCTACCGCATTAAGCAATCATTATAAAAACAAGGGATGGAGTTTAGAAGTAGTAGATTGCACTGCCAGCGCAAAATTACAAATCATAGATTATGATTTTGAACCTCAGGTCATCATCGCTGACCTCGAGCTATCGATGGAAGATGATGTCAAAGAATTACAAGCATACACTGACGATGCTGAATGGATTTTTATCGTTAATGACGACGATAAAAAAGATATAACCTGGATTGAGGATCTGGCATACGACTATTTAACTAAACCGTTAGACGAAAAACGTATACATATACTCGTTAATCGAGCATTACGTTCACACTTAACCCGCAAACGCTTACACACTTATTCAAATTCAAAGCTAGAACGTTACCAACTAGAAGCCATAGTAGGCAAAAGTGCGCCAATAAAAGCGCTTAAGGGTATGCTAAAACAACTGTTTGAAGTACCCATTAGCACACTGATTATTACGGGAGAAACCGGCACGGGCAAAGGGCTGATTGCCAGAATCCTCCATCATTGTGGGCAACGCTCTGATGGGCCAATCATAGAGCTAAACTGTGCGGCACTACCAAAGGACCTGCTTGAATCACAACTCTTTGGACATGAAGCCGGCGCATTTACCGGCGCCAAAGGACGTCATAAAGGCCTGTTTGAGCAAGCCAATAGCGGCACTTTATTTTTAGATGAAATTGGTGATATGGATATTGAGCTGCAAAGTAAATTATTGAAAGCAATCGAAGATCAAAAAATAAGGCGACTGGGCAGTGAACGAGAAACACCTATTAATGTACAAATTATGGCCGCCACGAGCATCGACCTGGTAACTGGAATACAAAACGGTACATTCAGAGAGGATCTGTATCACCGTCTAAGCGTGTTTCGTATTACCTTACCCACTTTAAGAGAGCGCAAAGATGACTTGGTAGAATTAGTCCCGCGCATTGTATCTGAATACAATACCAAAGCTAACAAAAAGATAGAGATCATCCCCGACGCCGTATGGGAAAAACTATTAAATTATGACTGGCCCGGTAATATTCGTGAGCTGCGAAATGTTATTGAGCGCAGCGTACTACTTTCAACTGACGATTCTTTTCCAGAACAATGGCTACAGCTGTTTCAACCAAATATCGCTCAACACAATAATGTGTCTGATTTTGATGCTAATGCTTCTCAACAGAAAGAAAAACCATCAGTTATGCTCACTCTACCAATTGATGGCAGTATTACACTTGATGAAATGGAGCGCCAAATCATTCAAGCTGCGCTAGAAAATTCTGACCATAATGTTTCAGAGGCAGCAAAGGTGCTTGGAACGACTCGAGAAACATTAAGGTATAGAATACAAAAATATAACATTCATGCTTCAAGCTGA
- a CDS encoding Dps family protein — translation MSQEAILKLTTEEFHTNSGVDRHDRAELAERLSSALANTYLLYLKTQNCHWNVVGPLFFSIHKLTEQQYQDMAEAIDSIAERIRILGFIAPGSFLQFSKVAVIKEELGSPKAEAMIAELAEDNEMCSRLLREAVVAAEKVNDVKTADLLTDRIGQHEENTWMLRALCAS, via the coding sequence ATGTCACAGGAAGCTATTTTAAAACTAACTACAGAGGAATTTCATACCAATAGTGGTGTTGATAGACATGACCGCGCCGAACTGGCCGAGAGGTTATCCAGTGCTCTTGCCAACACCTATCTTCTCTACCTAAAAACCCAAAATTGTCACTGGAATGTTGTCGGTCCGCTATTTTTTAGTATTCACAAATTGACGGAACAGCAGTATCAGGATATGGCGGAAGCAATTGATAGTATCGCAGAGCGCATCCGCATACTTGGCTTTATTGCACCAGGTAGTTTTTTACAGTTTTCAAAAGTTGCAGTTATCAAAGAGGAACTGGGCTCACCAAAAGCTGAAGCAATGATTGCAGAGCTTGCTGAAGATAATGAAATGTGTAGCAGACTTTTACGTGAAGCCGTGGTTGCCGCAGAAAAAGTTAACGACGTGAAAACTGCTGATCTGTTAACTGATCGTATCGGTCAGCATGAAGAAAATACATGGATGTTACGCGCGCTCTGTGCCTCGTAA
- a CDS encoding efflux RND transporter periplasmic adaptor subunit yields the protein MNVIKRTWITPLLMIVVATAIAVLLVMNRPDNAKVEQQVRSLSVDVAEVSLQSLRIPIQAQGSVSPHRETAIVAEVAGKIIEVSPSFYAGGYVSKGDVLLRIDDVDHQANVFRAQAAVASAESQLAQEQGRADVAAQELKKVPNKHRSESARALYLRQPQLKQAQAELLSAQASLTKARHDLKRTVIRAPYDSLIKEKQSDLGLYLSPGSPIAVLYAIDFAEIRLAIPQSKLSYLELPTLKDSLDPLEEYSNTRVDLYTSTGDDPEHWQASLHRTEGVYDERSRVLFAVARVKDPYLLNSPVLNNAEAITAAQNKAPLTPLRMGTFVSAAIEGRLIDNLVVLPRNVLRAGDFLWVVDQQNKLSNRKVSTLRIQGNKIYVTKGLENGDRVCLTPIGDAIAGSTVIINSMVNSSELFNDQTSIPEAVTEQPLPAQATDTAFATGTAP from the coding sequence GTGAATGTTATTAAACGTACATGGATTACACCACTACTGATGATTGTGGTTGCCACGGCTATTGCCGTGCTGCTCGTGATGAATCGCCCGGACAATGCCAAGGTCGAACAGCAAGTGCGCAGCTTATCGGTCGATGTTGCCGAGGTCAGTTTACAGAGTTTACGTATCCCCATTCAGGCACAGGGCTCCGTCAGCCCACATCGGGAGACGGCCATTGTTGCCGAAGTGGCTGGCAAGATAATTGAAGTGTCGCCCTCTTTTTATGCCGGTGGTTATGTATCAAAGGGAGATGTGTTATTACGAATTGATGACGTTGACCATCAGGCCAATGTATTTCGCGCCCAAGCGGCGGTTGCCTCCGCTGAAAGCCAATTAGCCCAGGAACAAGGACGAGCTGATGTCGCCGCTCAGGAACTTAAAAAAGTACCCAACAAGCATCGCAGCGAAAGCGCCAGAGCACTGTATCTGAGACAACCACAATTGAAGCAAGCACAGGCTGAATTACTCTCGGCACAAGCCAGCCTGACTAAAGCCCGGCACGATTTGAAGCGAACAGTCATTCGCGCGCCCTACGACAGTTTAATCAAAGAAAAACAAAGTGACCTGGGCTTGTACTTATCTCCCGGTAGCCCCATCGCAGTTTTATACGCCATAGATTTCGCCGAGATCAGGCTTGCTATACCGCAAAGTAAACTGTCCTACCTCGAACTCCCCACATTAAAAGACAGCCTCGACCCACTCGAAGAATATAGCAATACACGGGTAGATCTTTATACCAGCACCGGCGATGACCCAGAACACTGGCAAGCCAGCTTGCATCGCACCGAAGGTGTTTACGATGAGCGCTCAAGGGTTTTATTTGCTGTTGCCCGGGTTAAAGACCCCTATTTATTAAATAGCCCGGTATTAAATAATGCTGAAGCAATTACTGCCGCCCAAAATAAGGCGCCATTAACACCGTTGCGAATGGGCACTTTCGTTAGCGCTGCCATTGAAGGGCGCTTAATCGATAATCTGGTGGTACTGCCGCGCAATGTGCTACGCGCAGGGGATTTTTTATGGGTTGTTGATCAACAGAATAAATTAAGTAACCGCAAAGTCAGTACCTTGCGAATACAGGGTAATAAAATTTATGTCACCAAGGGCCTCGAAAATGGTGATCGCGTTTGTCTTACCCCGATTGGGGACGCTATAGCAGGATCAACCGTCATCATAAATTCGATGGTTAATTCCAGTGAACTCTTTAATGATCAAACCTCCATACCCGAAGCTGTAACTGAACAACCGTTGCCGGCGCAAGCTACAGACACGGCATTCGCTACCGGTACTGCACCATGA
- a CDS encoding arsenate reductase ArsC: MKILFICTHNRCRSILSQAITNHLSNGRVTAYSAGSQPADQVHPLSLKYLQQKGISTSGLHSKSWDIAEELTPDVVITVCDSAASEACPVWFGNTIKVHWGLPDPSKLDTTEEQVEAAFYSVMTTIERRIHSLLAFDFEHADKPALQAKLQEISEIN; encoded by the coding sequence ATGAAAATTCTATTTATCTGCACCCATAACCGCTGCCGCAGCATACTCAGCCAAGCCATTACCAATCATTTATCCAATGGCCGAGTCACCGCTTACAGCGCTGGTAGCCAGCCTGCGGACCAGGTACATCCACTATCACTTAAATACCTGCAACAAAAAGGGATTAGTACCTCAGGCCTGCATAGCAAATCCTGGGATATCGCTGAAGAACTGACGCCAGATGTAGTGATCACCGTATGCGATAGCGCAGCCAGTGAAGCGTGCCCGGTTTGGTTTGGCAATACCATTAAAGTGCACTGGGGCTTACCCGACCCCTCAAAACTGGACACAACAGAAGAGCAAGTTGAAGCTGCATTTTATTCGGTGATGACAACCATTGAGCGGCGTATTCACAGCCTGCTAGCGTTTGATTTTGAACACGCTGATAAACCTGCACTACAGGCAAAACTGCAAGAAATTTCGGAGATTAATTGA
- a CDS encoding metalloregulator ArsR/SmtB family transcription factor, whose translation MSPVQLFKCLADDTRLNAILLIQQAGELCVCELMAALDDSQPKISRHLAQLRNCGLLLDERRGQWVFYRINPALPDWAHAIFEQAVTAREENLHLYQTKLTRMSDRPSC comes from the coding sequence ATTAGCCCCGTACAACTATTCAAATGCCTTGCTGACGACACCCGCTTGAATGCCATATTGTTAATTCAGCAAGCCGGTGAGCTTTGTGTCTGTGAGTTGATGGCCGCACTGGATGACAGTCAACCTAAAATATCAAGGCATTTAGCCCAACTACGCAACTGTGGCCTGCTGTTAGACGAGCGCCGTGGCCAATGGGTGTTTTATCGAATCAACCCCGCCCTACCCGACTGGGCCCACGCCATATTCGAGCAAGCAGTCACAGCCCGCGAAGAAAACCTGCACCTCTATCAAACAAAATTAACCCGGATGAGCGACCGTCCTAGCTGCTGA
- a CDS encoding efflux RND transporter permease subunit, which translates to MSTDKQHQGIIAWFTHNPVAANLLMFVIILVGIGSGLAIQRSMFPQIEVPIITISIAYPGAARKKLNLELC; encoded by the coding sequence ATGAGTACAGACAAACAACATCAAGGTATTATCGCCTGGTTCACCCACAATCCGGTAGCCGCGAATTTACTCATGTTTGTGATTATTCTTGTCGGGATCGGCTCCGGCTTGGCGATTCAACGTTCGATGTTCCCACAAATAGAAGTGCCAATTATAACCATTAGCATCGCCTACCCCGGTGCCGCCCGGAAGAAGTTGAACTTGGAATTGTGCTAA
- a CDS encoding efflux RND transporter permease subunit produces MLKVEEALKDLEGIQRLTAEAKESVAMIFIEPADGFDLSTLMDSIKNRVDGIQHFPEQAEKPVINRWTMREQALRLQIWGDLDERGMKTLAEEIKLELMTFPEVSMVEINGARDYEISIEISEHSLREYHLTLGEVANIISSSSLNLPGGSVFTENGDIMLRTTGQAYRQYEFESIVLKTFVDGTRLTLGDVAVVDDGFVDETGFALFNGKPSVGLSVIASGDQDELETAAIATAYVEAKSASLPAGVNLTKWMDVTYYLEERLGMMYKNLAFGALLVFFILALFLEIKLAFWVMIGIPVCFLGAVAVFNLPIIGGSLNVLSLFGFILVLGIVVDDAIIIGESVYSEQEKNGQTITSVIRGTHQVATPATFGVLTTIMAFLPTLLTQGVMGALPAAVGWVVILCLAFSLIESKWILPAHLAHSKKVTGAGWPLLTISRKTPTAA; encoded by the coding sequence GTGCTAAAAGTTGAAGAGGCTCTAAAAGATCTGGAAGGCATTCAACGACTAACGGCTGAAGCAAAAGAATCAGTGGCCATGATTTTCATCGAACCAGCTGACGGCTTTGATTTATCCACATTAATGGATTCAATCAAAAATCGAGTGGATGGTATTCAGCATTTTCCTGAGCAAGCTGAAAAACCGGTTATTAATCGCTGGACAATGCGCGAGCAAGCTTTACGCCTTCAAATTTGGGGAGATCTTGATGAGCGCGGCATGAAAACGCTGGCAGAAGAAATCAAGCTTGAGCTGATGACTTTTCCAGAAGTGTCCATGGTAGAAATAAATGGCGCCAGAGACTATGAAATCAGTATAGAAATTTCCGAACACTCACTGCGTGAATATCACCTGACCCTGGGTGAAGTTGCCAATATTATCAGCTCATCATCTTTGAACCTGCCCGGAGGTTCGGTGTTCACTGAAAATGGCGATATTATGCTGCGCACTACTGGTCAGGCTTATCGTCAGTACGAATTTGAATCGATTGTATTAAAAACATTTGTCGACGGCACGCGTTTAACACTTGGCGATGTTGCTGTAGTTGATGATGGTTTTGTGGATGAAACCGGCTTTGCGCTATTTAACGGTAAACCCTCCGTCGGTCTTTCGGTGATTGCCAGCGGTGATCAGGATGAATTGGAAACGGCCGCTATTGCCACCGCTTATGTAGAAGCCAAAAGTGCAAGCTTACCTGCTGGCGTCAATCTAACCAAATGGATGGATGTGACCTACTACCTCGAGGAGCGGCTGGGCATGATGTATAAAAACCTGGCCTTTGGTGCGTTGCTGGTCTTTTTTATTCTGGCACTGTTCCTGGAAATAAAATTGGCGTTCTGGGTAATGATCGGGATCCCGGTATGTTTTTTAGGTGCAGTCGCGGTCTTTAATTTGCCGATTATTGGTGGTTCACTTAATGTATTAAGTTTATTTGGGTTTATTCTGGTGCTCGGTATTGTAGTCGATGACGCGATTATCATTGGTGAAAGTGTTTACAGCGAACAAGAAAAAAATGGTCAAACCATCACTTCTGTCATAAGAGGTACGCACCAGGTTGCCACCCCGGCAACCTTTGGCGTGTTAACGACTATCATGGCATTTTTGCCGACATTATTAACCCAGGGGGTAATGGGAGCACTACCGGCAGCTGTTGGCTGGGTAGTTATATTATGTCTTGCCTTTTCGCTGATTGAGTCTAAATGGATACTGCCCGCACACTTGGCCCACAGTAAAAAAGTGACCGGGGCTGGATGGCCGCTGTTGACCATATCCAGGAAAACACCAACCGCCGCTTAA
- the arsB gene encoding ACR3 family arsenite efflux transporter yields the protein MGIFERYLSLWVGLCIIAGVTLGNTIPSLFKWFAALEIAHVNIPVALFIWVMIYPMMVQVDFSSIKDVGKKPKGLILTLVINWLIKPFTMAALGWLFFRVLFVDLVDPATATEYIAGMILLGVAPCTAMVFVWSQLTKGDANYTLVQVSVNDLIMVVAFAPIAAFLLGVSDVTVPWDTLLLSVVLYVLIPLVAGVITRKTLDSANDHHRLNHFIQTLKPISILGLLLTVVLLFGFQAETILAKPFAIVLIAIPLLIQTYGIFFIAYGAAKAIKLPHNIAAPACMIGTSNFFELAVAVAISLFGLQSGAALATVVGVLVEVPVMLTLVAIVNRSRHWFDPEGAKL from the coding sequence ATGGGGATTTTCGAACGCTACCTTAGTTTATGGGTTGGACTTTGTATTATTGCGGGCGTCACTTTGGGCAATACCATTCCATCATTATTTAAATGGTTTGCGGCACTTGAAATTGCCCATGTAAATATACCAGTTGCGCTCTTTATTTGGGTAATGATTTACCCGATGATGGTGCAAGTGGATTTCTCATCGATTAAAGACGTAGGCAAAAAACCGAAAGGTTTAATACTAACACTGGTCATTAATTGGCTAATCAAGCCCTTTACTATGGCGGCACTTGGCTGGCTGTTTTTTCGTGTATTGTTTGTAGATTTGGTCGACCCGGCAACGGCCACTGAATACATTGCTGGTATGATTTTGTTGGGTGTTGCACCCTGTACTGCAATGGTTTTTGTCTGGAGTCAGCTCACTAAAGGCGACGCCAATTACACCTTGGTTCAAGTGTCAGTCAACGACCTTATTATGGTTGTCGCCTTCGCGCCGATAGCTGCCTTCTTATTAGGTGTTAGTGATGTCACCGTACCCTGGGATACACTATTACTTTCCGTCGTACTTTATGTACTGATCCCGCTGGTTGCCGGGGTTATTACCCGTAAAACATTAGATTCGGCTAATGATCATCACCGTTTAAATCATTTTATCCAGACACTCAAACCCATATCGATTCTGGGTTTGTTATTAACCGTTGTATTGTTATTTGGATTCCAGGCAGAAACAATATTAGCAAAACCCTTTGCGATTGTACTCATAGCTATCCCACTACTGATACAAACTTATGGCATATTTTTTATTGCCTATGGTGCCGCAAAGGCCATCAAACTACCGCACAATATTGCCGCCCCTGCTTGCATGATTGGCACCTCAAACTTTTTTGAATTAGCGGTGGCGGTAGCTATTTCTCTATTCGGACTGCAATCAGGCGCTGCTCTTGCCACTGTTGTCGGCGTATTGGTGGAAGTACCAGTAATGCTTACCCTGGTCGCCATCGTTAATCGCAGCCGCCACTGGTTTGATCCCGAAGGAGCTAAACTATGA
- a CDS encoding universal stress protein gives MSVKSILMPITSGALINNRFEWAIHISKYFETSITGLYIEPPYQDVTQPSLMPDGLEKKTDSYARNFEQHHAIIKHEISNIKDTLNKVGLLLKKDIPLLTTTEKISTALKKYSQYYDLIILEKNQVPDSILSLLTDPAIDIAVNSSCPVLVVPNRAPNYQFPQSPAFVWDESHEASRSLTHSLPLICANDCTKGTILNIGQQQNKTLDSELDRISISKYLTLHKLNAEYISIKANEKNMADSLLDTLDLKNHDLLVMGAYGHSKLRELFIGSTIREVFKHVDIPVFLSH, from the coding sequence ATGTCAGTTAAAAGTATTCTAATGCCAATAACTAGTGGCGCATTGATAAATAATCGATTTGAGTGGGCCATACATATATCAAAATACTTTGAAACCAGCATCACCGGATTGTACATAGAACCACCCTATCAGGATGTTACACAACCCTCACTCATGCCTGATGGCCTGGAGAAAAAAACTGACTCATATGCCCGTAATTTTGAGCAGCATCATGCAATCATTAAGCATGAGATAAGTAACATCAAAGATACTTTAAATAAAGTGGGATTATTATTAAAAAAAGACATCCCGTTACTAACCACAACAGAAAAAATATCTACAGCACTAAAAAAATACAGTCAATATTATGATTTGATTATATTAGAAAAAAATCAAGTACCGGATAGTATTCTTTCGCTATTAACCGATCCAGCGATCGATATTGCTGTTAATTCAAGTTGCCCGGTTCTGGTAGTTCCTAACAGAGCTCCCAATTATCAATTTCCTCAGTCACCGGCTTTTGTTTGGGATGAGAGCCACGAAGCAAGCCGGTCATTGACACATTCCTTACCATTAATCTGCGCCAATGATTGCACAAAAGGAACTATTTTAAATATAGGGCAACAACAAAATAAAACGTTGGATTCCGAACTGGACCGTATATCTATCTCGAAATATTTAACACTGCACAAGCTAAATGCTGAGTATATATCTATCAAAGCAAATGAAAAAAATATGGCGGATAGCCTACTTGATACTCTGGATTTAAAGAATCATGATTTATTGGTGATGGGTGCCTATGGGCACTCAAAATTACGCGAATTATTTATTGGAAGTACTATTAGAGAAGTATTCAAGCATGTAGATATACCAGTATTTTTATCTCATTAG
- the arsH gene encoding arsenical resistance protein ArsH, which produces MNIKEMPNIDGDCFRTIDSEQLFQRDTGNIKPKILLLYGSLRSRSFSRLASEEAARVLQALGAETKTYNPQGLPLPDDDSEQHPKVQELRELASWADGMVWCSPERHGAMTGIMKLQIDWIPLALAGVRPTQGKTLAVMQVSGGSQSFNAVNQMRILGRWMRMVTIPNQSSIPKAYLEFGDDDRMKPSSLYDRIVDVMEELVKFTVLLKGNKDYMVERYSEQKETMAEFRQRIDKRAG; this is translated from the coding sequence ATGAACATTAAAGAAATGCCTAACATAGACGGGGATTGTTTTCGCACCATTGATAGCGAACAACTTTTTCAGCGCGACACTGGCAACATAAAACCTAAAATATTGTTGTTGTATGGCTCCCTGAGATCCCGTTCTTTTAGTCGCCTTGCTAGCGAAGAAGCCGCACGAGTTTTACAGGCGCTAGGTGCAGAGACAAAAACCTATAATCCGCAAGGTTTGCCCTTACCCGACGATGACAGTGAACAGCACCCAAAAGTACAAGAGTTACGGGAATTAGCTAGCTGGGCTGATGGCATGGTGTGGTGCAGTCCCGAACGGCATGGGGCCATGACAGGAATTATGAAACTACAAATTGACTGGATTCCGTTGGCACTGGCTGGCGTTCGCCCCACCCAAGGTAAAACGTTGGCAGTGATGCAGGTTTCCGGTGGCTCCCAATCTTTTAATGCGGTCAACCAGATGCGCATACTGGGACGCTGGATGCGGATGGTGACAATACCCAATCAATCTTCAATACCTAAAGCCTATCTTGAATTTGGTGACGACGATCGAATGAAACCCTCTTCTTTATATGATCGCATAGTCGATGTGATGGAAGAGCTGGTTAAATTTACTGTGCTGCTTAAAGGCAATAAAGACTATATGGTAGAACGATACTCCGAGCAGAAAGAAACGATGGCAGAATTTAGACAGCGTATAGATAAGCGCGCGGGGTGA